A stretch of Myxococcus hansupus DNA encodes these proteins:
- a CDS encoding type II secretion system protein GspG, with translation MSASSDGEPPPSRRSPVLWVGFVFALALVAAVLVGALNGSKALHADRIHQDFAVLEEALGRYRADKGTLPEEADLGELLVPEYLTELPLDPWGREYRYTSNGEQVFLATFGKGDDRGGTGEEQDHTNHDGHQVPKRAP, from the coding sequence ATGAGTGCCTCCTCCGATGGCGAGCCCCCTCCCTCCCGCCGTTCCCCCGTGTTGTGGGTCGGCTTCGTCTTCGCGCTCGCGTTGGTCGCGGCGGTGCTGGTGGGCGCGCTGAACGGCTCCAAGGCGCTGCACGCGGACCGCATCCACCAGGACTTCGCGGTGCTCGAGGAGGCGCTGGGGCGCTACCGGGCGGACAAGGGCACCCTGCCGGAAGAGGCGGACCTGGGGGAGTTGCTGGTCCCCGAGTACCTGACGGAGCTGCCGCTGGACCCGTGGGGCCGGGAGTACCGTTACACCAGCAATGGGGAGCAGGTGTTCCTCGCCACCTTCGGCAAGGGTGACGACCGGGGCGGCACGGGCGAGGAGCAGGACCACACCAACCACGACGGGCACCAGGTGCCCAAGCGCGCGCCGTAG